In Bacteroidales bacterium, one DNA window encodes the following:
- a CDS encoding ribose-phosphate pyrophosphokinase: MGSSIVNIVSGRASQYLAEKIAACYGKKLGNVRVSTFSDGEFQPSFEETVRGHKMFIIQSTFAPCDNIFELLLMIDAAKRASAHSVAAVIPYFGYARQDRKDKPRVPIGSKLIANLLTAAGVNRIITMDLHADQIQGFFDVPVDHLYGSTMFVPYLKSLNLPNLTMSSPDTGGTRRAVAYSKFLNSDLVICYKQRVKANVVGKLTVIGDVEGKDVVLVDDIIDTAGTITKAADMLMEKGAVSVRAIATHPILSGNAIERLEKSALKEIIVSDTIPLKKESSKITVLSSAGLFADVIGRIHNYESVSTHFKFNPIL, encoded by the coding sequence ATGGGTTCATCAATAGTAAATATAGTATCCGGAAGAGCTTCGCAATATCTTGCTGAGAAAATTGCAGCATGTTATGGTAAGAAGTTAGGAAATGTTCGTGTTTCTACATTCAGTGATGGGGAATTTCAGCCATCATTCGAAGAAACTGTAAGGGGTCATAAAATGTTTATCATTCAATCTACCTTTGCTCCATGTGATAACATTTTTGAACTTCTTTTAATGATTGACGCAGCTAAAAGAGCATCAGCACATTCGGTTGCAGCGGTGATACCTTATTTTGGATATGCCCGTCAGGATCGCAAAGACAAACCACGTGTTCCAATAGGTTCAAAGCTTATTGCAAATCTGCTTACTGCCGCAGGAGTAAATCGTATTATTACTATGGACCTTCATGCTGATCAAATTCAGGGATTTTTCGATGTTCCTGTGGATCATCTATATGGCTCAACCATGTTTGTACCTTATTTAAAAAGTCTTAATCTACCGAATTTAACCATGTCGTCGCCCGATACCGGTGGAACAAGAAGAGCAGTAGCTTATTCTAAATTCCTTAATTCCGATTTGGTGATTTGTTATAAGCAACGAGTGAAAGCAAATGTAGTTGGTAAGCTTACTGTTATTGGCGATGTTGAAGGAAAAGATGTGGTATTGGTTGATGATATTATTGATACCGCCGGCACCATTACAAAAGCAGCTGATATGCTTATGGAAAAAGGGGCTGTAAGTGTAAGAGCCATTGCAACACATCCCATTCTTTCAGGAAACGCTATTGAACGCTTAGAAAAATCAGCTTTAAAAGAAATTATTGTAAGCGATACCATTCCGCTAAAAAAGGAAAGCAGTAAAATTACCGTGCTTTCATCGGCAGGTTTATTTGCCGATGTAATCGGAAGGATTCATAATTACGAATCGGTAAGTACACATTTTAAGTTTAATCCAATATTATAG
- a CDS encoding 50S ribosomal protein L25/general stress protein Ctc, translated as MKAVSISGSPRENVGKKDAKKQRNEGNIPCVLYGGKDQVHFATPESSFKKIVYTSEVCTVKININGKEHDAILQDIQYHPVSDKILHADFLEVSPEKPVTIHVPVKLTGSAPGVLKGGKLHHKIRKLKIQGLLPYLPDDITLDISSLEINDSIKVSDIVRDNITLLDPKTAVVVGVRITRVVVEETPTAEGAAPAEGATGATATPAAPAADDKGKEKDKGGKDKGKEKK; from the coding sequence ATGAAAGCAGTATCTATTAGCGGTTCTCCACGCGAGAACGTAGGGAAAAAAGATGCTAAGAAGCAACGTAATGAAGGGAATATTCCCTGCGTGCTTTATGGCGGAAAGGATCAAGTACATTTTGCAACCCCGGAATCCAGTTTTAAAAAAATTGTTTATACGTCTGAGGTTTGTACAGTAAAAATCAATATTAATGGAAAAGAACATGACGCTATCCTTCAGGATATTCAATACCATCCTGTAAGTGATAAAATATTACACGCTGATTTTCTTGAAGTATCTCCCGAAAAACCGGTAACAATACATGTTCCTGTTAAACTTACAGGAAGCGCACCTGGTGTATTAAAAGGTGGAAAGTTGCATCATAAGATCCGTAAACTGAAAATCCAGGGACTTTTACCTTATCTACCTGATGACATTACATTAGACATATCATCACTTGAAATAAATGATTCTATTAAAGTAAGTGATATCGTTCGTGATAACATTACTCTCTTAGACCCAAAAACAGCCGTTGTTGTTGGAGTCAGGATCACAAGAGTTGTTGTTGAAGAAACACCAACTGCTGAAGGTGCTGCTCCTGCTGAAGGTGCTACCGGAGCTACTGCTACTCCTGCTGCTCCTGCTGCCGATGATAAAGGAAAAGAAAAGGATAAAGGCGGAAAAGACAAAGGAAAAGAAAAGAAATAA
- a CDS encoding tetratricopeptide repeat protein, translating to MKKIFQNKILLISLLIFFIQSFSFAQPETDEQLAAQYFQNKEYDKALVYYEKLYNKKQDYLYYSSYLSCLVELKDYKTAEKIIKKQIKRNISVPQYGVDLGYLYNVQGDEKKAAEQYDLMIKNAIKDKQYVIDLANAFLLRKKISYAVETYEKMRKAMSGYYPFSLELAEIYGSQGEYEKMMEEYIKLIQFNSSEYLEKVQEIIQDILTEDTDGKQGAALKKILLKKIQENPDETFYSEMLLWYSTQIKDFDIALIQAKSLDKRNKEDGKRVFNIARLASSNGFYDIAIAAYQYIINKGSENYYYLSSKTEILDTKFLKITTSLYTNSDIESLVNDYKSALDELGKSSYSISIIKNYAHLLAFYSYKTEEAIKLLYEALEIKSAQAKSIAECKIELADILLMTGEVWEATLLYSQVEKAFKDEPIGHLAKFKNAKLSYYIGEFEWAKTQLDVLKAATSKLIANDAMDLSLLISDNSDMDSTYDALMMYSRADLLFFRNKNNEAIKTLDSLFIKYKFHSLFDEAYYKKAEIYMKEKLYDSAVVYYKKVEESYAFDILADDALYKLAGIYEIQYKDTVKAMEYYEKLMTNYPGSTYVIEARKKYRTLRGDVVN from the coding sequence ATGAAAAAAATTTTTCAAAATAAAATTCTTCTTATTTCATTATTGATATTTTTTATACAATCATTTTCTTTTGCACAGCCTGAAACTGATGAACAACTGGCTGCACAATATTTTCAGAATAAAGAATACGATAAGGCTTTAGTATATTATGAAAAGCTTTATAATAAAAAACAGGATTATCTATATTACAGCTCTTACCTTTCCTGCCTTGTAGAACTTAAAGATTATAAAACGGCAGAAAAAATAATCAAGAAACAAATCAAAAGAAATATTTCCGTTCCTCAGTATGGCGTTGACCTGGGTTATTTATACAATGTTCAGGGTGATGAAAAAAAAGCAGCTGAACAATATGACCTGATGATTAAAAATGCTATAAAGGACAAGCAATACGTGATTGACCTTGCCAATGCATTTCTGCTTCGAAAAAAAATAAGTTATGCCGTTGAGACTTATGAGAAAATGCGGAAAGCCATGTCGGGGTATTATCCTTTCAGTCTTGAATTAGCCGAAATATATGGCTCGCAGGGTGAGTATGAAAAAATGATGGAGGAATATATCAAGCTCATTCAGTTTAATTCATCGGAGTATTTGGAAAAAGTTCAGGAAATAATACAGGATATTTTAACGGAAGATACTGACGGAAAACAAGGCGCTGCCTTAAAAAAAATACTGTTAAAAAAAATACAGGAAAATCCAGATGAAACATTTTATTCGGAAATGCTATTATGGTATTCCACGCAAATAAAAGATTTTGATATAGCCCTGATACAGGCTAAATCATTGGATAAACGAAACAAGGAAGATGGTAAAAGAGTTTTCAATATTGCGCGCCTTGCTTCATCCAACGGGTTTTATGATATAGCCATTGCTGCTTACCAATACATCATTAATAAAGGCTCCGAAAATTATTATTACCTGAGCAGTAAAACAGAAATTTTAGATACAAAGTTTTTAAAGATCACGACTTCCTTATATACAAATTCAGATATTGAAAGTCTTGTGAATGATTATAAGTCGGCGCTTGATGAATTAGGGAAATCATCATATTCCATTTCCATCATAAAAAATTATGCTCATTTGCTTGCATTTTATTCCTATAAAACTGAAGAAGCCATAAAACTATTATATGAAGCTCTTGAAATAAAATCGGCACAAGCAAAATCAATAGCTGAATGTAAGATAGAACTTGCCGATATTTTACTTATGACAGGTGAAGTATGGGAAGCTACATTATTGTATTCACAGGTGGAAAAGGCTTTTAAAGATGAACCCATAGGTCATCTTGCTAAATTTAAAAATGCAAAATTATCTTATTACATTGGCGAATTTGAGTGGGCAAAAACTCAACTCGATGTGCTGAAAGCAGCAACATCAAAACTTATAGCTAACGATGCAATGGATTTATCATTACTAATAAGCGATAATTCAGATATGGACAGTACTTATGATGCTTTGATGATGTATTCCCGTGCTGACCTTTTATTCTTCCGCAACAAAAATAATGAAGCAATAAAAACACTGGATTCACTTTTTATAAAATATAAATTTCATTCGCTTTTTGATGAGGCATATTATAAGAAAGCTGAAATATATATGAAAGAAAAACTTTATGATTCCGCAGTTGTTTATTATAAAAAAGTTGAAGAAAGTTATGCTTTCGATATTTTGGCCGATGATGCACTTTATAAGCTTGCAGGAATTTATGAGATACAATATAAGGATACTGTAAAAGCCATGGAGTACTACGAAAAGCTGATGACCAATTACCCCGGAAGTACATATGTAATTGAGGCAAGAAAAAAATATCGAACCTTAAGAGGTGATGTTGTAAATTAA
- the rpmA gene encoding 50S ribosomal protein L27, whose protein sequence is MAHKKGAGSSHNGRESHSKRLGIKIYGGQMVVAGNIIVRQRGTVHHPGENVGLGSDHTIFALTDGIVQFRKRKDNRSYVSVVPATAE, encoded by the coding sequence ATGGCACATAAAAAAGGAGCCGGTAGTTCGCATAACGGACGTGAATCGCACAGTAAGCGGTTAGGCATTAAAATATATGGCGGTCAGATGGTAGTTGCCGGAAATATTATTGTTCGTCAAAGAGGAACTGTTCATCATCCTGGTGAAAATGTTGGTTTAGGTTCAGACCATACTATTTTTGCTTTAACTGATGGTATTGTACAATTCAGGAAAAGAAAAGATAACCGTTCATATGTTTCGGTTGTTCCTGCAACAGCTGAATAA
- the serS gene encoding serine--tRNA ligase has product MLQIGIIRENPQEIIKRLAIKNFDATLLVEKIIQIDASRRETQKKLDDNLAEANNIAKEIGMLFKSGKAAEAATLKERSAELKNISKELSDELQKTEKELNDAMVLLPNLPHETIPKGKGADDNLIVHEEGQILQLDKNALAHWDIATKYNIIDFETGVKITGSGFPVYRGKGARLQRALINFFLDNAVKAGYTECQPPYVVNEDSAYGTGQLPDKEGQMYFASADNLYLIPTAEVPVTNFYRDTIFKAEQLPVKTTAYSACFRREAGSYGKDVRGLNRLHQFDKVEIVNITFPEKSYATLEEMKDYVAGILRKLELPFRILKLCGGDISFTSAWTYDFEVYSAAQQKWLEVSSVSNFETFQSNRMKIRYKDTDGKTKLAHTLNGSALALPRIVAALLENNQTAEGIKIPKALAEYTGFDLIN; this is encoded by the coding sequence ATGTTACAAATAGGAATTATCAGGGAAAACCCACAGGAGATAATAAAAAGACTTGCAATAAAAAATTTTGATGCAACTCTATTGGTAGAAAAAATAATCCAGATTGATGCCTCTCGCAGAGAAACGCAAAAAAAACTGGACGATAATCTTGCTGAAGCTAACAATATTGCCAAAGAAATAGGAATGCTTTTCAAAAGCGGAAAAGCAGCAGAAGCAGCAACTTTAAAAGAAAGAAGCGCTGAACTAAAAAATATATCAAAGGAGCTTTCCGATGAACTTCAGAAAACAGAGAAAGAGCTGAATGATGCAATGGTGTTGCTTCCCAACTTACCACATGAGACCATTCCTAAAGGTAAAGGCGCTGATGACAATTTAATTGTTCATGAAGAAGGACAAATTTTACAACTCGATAAAAATGCTTTGGCACATTGGGATATTGCCACGAAATATAATATCATTGATTTTGAAACCGGAGTGAAAATTACTGGCTCAGGATTTCCCGTATACCGTGGTAAAGGCGCCCGTCTTCAAAGGGCGTTGATAAATTTTTTCCTCGATAATGCAGTAAAAGCAGGCTATACCGAATGTCAGCCACCTTATGTTGTTAATGAAGACTCAGCATATGGTACCGGTCAGTTGCCCGATAAGGAAGGACAAATGTATTTTGCTTCGGCCGATAATCTTTATCTCATACCTACAGCAGAAGTTCCGGTTACAAATTTTTATCGTGATACAATATTTAAAGCAGAACAATTACCGGTGAAAACTACTGCATATTCAGCCTGTTTTCGCAGGGAAGCCGGGTCGTACGGGAAGGATGTCCGCGGATTAAACCGATTGCATCAGTTCGATAAAGTAGAAATTGTAAACATTACTTTTCCTGAAAAATCATATGCAACGCTTGAAGAAATGAAAGATTATGTTGCTGGTATATTACGTAAACTGGAACTTCCTTTCCGTATTTTAAAATTATGTGGAGGGGATATAAGTTTTACTTCAGCCTGGACCTATGATTTTGAAGTGTACTCAGCAGCCCAACAGAAATGGCTTGAAGTGAGTTCTGTTTCTAATTTTGAAACATTTCAGTCGAATCGTATGAAAATACGCTATAAAGATACGGATGGGAAAACAAAACTTGCACATACACTAAATGGCAGCGCATTAGCATTACCCCGTATAGTGGCTGCATTATTGGAAAATAATCAAACTGCCGAAGGAATAAAAATTCCGAAAGCTTTAGCTGAATATACAGGTTTTGATTTGATAAATTAA
- a CDS encoding T9SS type A sorting domain-containing protein — translation MKKISIILIILFSAAIAKADDLTAVVTGTTTGGNTGSINLTVSGGVSPYTYKWSNNATTEDISGLSQGTYTVTVTDKYCGTAVLSVYVDNTTEIKENKVSASLQVSPNPAKGLVTINTTNAFTQATYKLIDITGRTVMEGSNFSGNDFTIDISAQSEGLYLIVVNQGETFLRTKIIKE, via the coding sequence ATGAAAAAAATTTCTATTATTCTCATTATATTATTTTCTGCAGCCATAGCAAAAGCTGATGATTTGACTGCTGTTGTTACAGGAACCACAACCGGTGGAAATACAGGGTCAATAAACTTGACTGTTAGCGGAGGGGTGTCTCCTTACACATATAAATGGAGCAATAATGCAACAACAGAAGATATTAGCGGATTAAGCCAGGGAACCTATACCGTTACCGTAACCGATAAATATTGCGGTACGGCTGTTTTATCTGTTTATGTTGATAACACTACTGAAATAAAAGAAAACAAAGTTTCTGCTTCATTACAAGTTTCTCCCAATCCTGCAAAAGGATTGGTAACTATAAATACTACAAACGCATTTACTCAAGCAACCTATAAATTGATTGATATTACAGGTCGTACTGTTATGGAAGGTTCCAATTTTTCAGGAAATGATTTTACAATAGATATTTCTGCACAATCCGAAGGATTGTATCTAATTGTAGTAAATCAGGGAGAAACTTTTTTACGTACAAAAATTATTAAAGAATAA